The genomic interval TTACAATACTTTTAGTTGTATTGCATAACAAGCGACACATTATCATTAATGCAAATGGTCGCggattattcaataaaaataattatgaataatttttcAACTAAAACAATTTAGGAGTGACAATAttgcaagaaaataaaaatttaaattggataaacaaataaataaatgatgtatatgaaagaaaaaattattttcatttcaattggcatatttaaaattttaatattctcCTCAATCTCGATGtgaacaattaattatataattaattacactcgacttttatatttttgtttttatctattttgtagtgaaaaataattatatatttacagTTAAAAAATTGcatatgcatatatatatatatatgataatataTTAACACTCACGCAAGTACGTGTCACAATCTAATTCGTACTTTATAAGTCAATTTTGTAAGAGTTTGGCTAAATCTAATCCAAAATTTTAGATGAATCgcatatcaaaataattttaaacaagaGTATAGTagataagaaaataataattattattatagtttcggtctctttattttcatcaatttacgGAGTTGATCCCCTTATTTTTAAAAACGTCAATTTTTGTTATTCACTCATACttttgaattaataaattaCAATTGGACATATTTTGAACGATACATACAATGTCGTGATATAATAATCATCTAAATACATTATTTgtttatatgtcattaattaaattacaaaaaaaaaattatgaggttgaaagttaaatttttagagattttattatgatttcatgtgtgttaataattatatatcacgttatttaaagtatgttaaatcattatattttaattaaaaaattataatgatagACAAACTgttaaatcttaaaataaaaagataattttatgagttgataaaaataaaagagctaaaacataaattaaaaaaaataaaaaaaaattaagttaaagtaTTTTTGACCAATATATCTTTCAACGAAGAATTTTAGTCTGATATAtgcataattttgatatatttttcccTACCTCTCCGTACGAGATTTGTTCCAAAATTTTGATGATCTCCGagttatgtattttatttaactcaaattcaagtaattgttttataaattgtcaAAAAAGAGTAATTGCTTTATAAACAagtcaaaatagttttttttttcagcgAGTAAATGTTGGTCCAATTTGTAAGCAACCAACTTATATTTTATAGGGAGGTAGATTTAAATCCATTGTCACCGTGAAATATTTTTGTTagctaattaataaatatttttttttagtattatctgaatgactatttttttatttaacaaaaaattataaatttataataattaatttatatgtgACACTTATAGAGTCATTTAAATATAACACAAGACATTcaactatttaatatttatatttattgactgaattcgaatttaaagattataaataattatttcaattctTATGTATAAGTAActcatctttattttatatttatttcattaaagaaaacttttctattttaaatattcacATAATCTTCCTCAAAAATATATTCACCAAATCTTATCGTCATTTGACAGcttctaaaaattattataaacaaaaattacaaaagaaataaaattaggaATGAATAGATATATATGTACCAtcctttaaaaatttataatattacatcACAACTAATTATTTACCTAACTAACTTTATAGTGACAatgtattgaaaattaaattcattatcattaaattatttatattttttaaatatttaaaaacatgattttatttttaaatttatataaaaaaatttacacacgAAATGCACATAAatttaattcttaatttttttttaaaagtaaatctTTTTCGACAGATTTTCATCTTCCGTCGTGTTTAACAAATTGTAAAGATCTCACCAATTATACTGATAAAAAAGACAGTCTGGAATCTCATAGATAGAATAATGAGGATATTCATGAAATTACCAATTGATCAATATCAACATAATGGTATTAAATacattgaattaatttaaaaagttatgAAAATAAACACCTATACATAGAGAGAGTACATGGATGTTGGATCTGTCAAAACTCAAAAGTATATTGGATGGTTACTTATCAACAATTATTAACAAACTTTCAagttttgtcaaaataaaaaataaaaaacattcatgAGAATTGTAACTAATTATTAACTAATCCTATATTTCTGTTATAAATCAATCATGTGgcatataaaagataaaaaaaataaaaaattattttggcaatttatcaatattaaataatgataatttgttGATTCCCTCgtaatattgattaattttcccGTTTTGAATAAATATAACCTCACCGACAGAAAATGAAGTAATTTGATTAGGAATACGAAGTCGAGTATAGTTTCCATAATTGAAAATCCCTTTCTtccttataaataaataatgttataaaacttcCAGAATCTTTAATAAGGTACTTGAGTTCAGGTAGCTAtaccaaagaaagaaaaagaaacaagtATCGGTTGGTGGATTTTCTTCACCAAAAGGAGTAGATCTGTTTTCATTTTTCGTTTCTTCTTTCTCAAATCATCAAAAATGGCAAAAACTTTCACAGTGTGGTCTCTTTTGTTCATTCTTTCCTTTCTTCATGCTGCTTCAATGGGTGCTACTGCTGATACTCAAAGTAAGTCTAAACacaagtcttttttttttttttatcgactGGTTTGTTACTGTGTCAGATTTGGAATCTACTTGAGTAATAtactttaaattttgatttttaatatcttttaagTGTTAGTCTTTGTGATCTGGTCCAATGTAGCTCCTTTTTCTATGATTGCatctttgatattttaatttcaaaagaaaCTAGTTTGTACAAATTCAGCATTTTACAGTGAAGGTGCGAGCTGTTCAGTAGTAGATCTTGATTGATTACAAGTTAGTTAGTTGCATTTTTCAATGTTCTTGGCTGCTATTGAAATTTATCATGTAGAGAACTGTCCATGACCGATTcttgataattaattaattaatgggTCAAAAGGAGAATTCGTTAAGGATATCTGGTGATTCTTGATGATTCATTTGGACAACCATTcatatcttcatcttcaaaactTATTCAAGTTTATGGTCTTTGTTTTTGTGCGGATTGGAGTTAGTGTGGGAAAATCTACATGGTGAAGTATAGATATTAGTAGTTGTTAATCCTAATCCCTAATTTAATTGCTGTAATTAGCTGATGCAATTAGTTTGTTAGCTTAGTATCTGTTTTTTCAGTTTTCTGTTAGTTAGTTGGGCGTTGGTTAGTTGGAAGTTAGTTCCTTCCTTTGCACTCATGAATTTATGTATACTGACTGCTTTTTGTAAATGGTTCTGTTGATTGTTTTACATTCTGAATTCAATAGAGAGCATGGCTCAATTCACCACCCTCTTGGGTTCCTTTGTTTTGGCATTTTACACTACCTGAACttgtatttattaatgtatGTATGTTAATGCATTTTCCCATCCAAAAATGTACCATGGCCATGTGTTGAGTATAATAGCAACAACCCAGTTGAGGCTTACTGTTTAAGAACTATTTCTGTGATCTCTCCTAGATTAATTTTGTTGAAAGAAGACAAGTTTTACTGTCTTTTATGTTTTTAGTTCTAGGAAAGAAATGAAacttttgatgtgattatgaaATAAGTTGTGAAGTAGTTTATAACCAGGTACCTTAGTTTGAAGATGGGACTTTTGTTGTTATGAAGTAACCAAATAATTGAGAAAGTTatgatttttcaatttgataTCCTTAAAAAAACTGAGCTTCAATTGCATTCTATTCAGTTCCATTTCATTCCATTGTCATTAGTTATAGTTATCTCGACCAAGCTGTAATACATCATTATCTATTCTTTCATATGCTACAGTGCTTTTAAAAAGTGACGCCTATGGGAGTTTAATTAGGACTTAATTTAGGAAACCATTGAATGGGCAACCTTATTGACACAGAAAGCATTGGGATTTAGGACTTTGAGATTTGGTGTTGGTTAAGAGCGGAGAACATGTTGTGGACAAATAAATATCTAGCTTTCAATATGGCTTCTGTATCAGatatgaaataatataaaatgatgtttatgaTTGCTTTGAGATTTGGTGTTGGTTAACCCATATTTGGACGTTTTCACTGATTTTATACGTATGACTGTTTTCCGCACAATATACAGTCTCCTTTTGGCTTACTGAAAGTTTCCAAATACCAACTTATCTATGATTCTGAATCCTTACTTCATAGTTGTATTTATTTCcttattaaatgattaaatttcttttattgtATTCACTAGTATTTTACCCACTTGTGTGTTCGCTAAATTCACATGTGTGGCATTATGAAAACACCTTTGCAGTCAAAGTTGCTAATAACCCTGCGGACAAGTTGGTAGCTGCGCTGAACGAAAACAGAACTGCTCACAAGGATTCATCTTTAACTGACAACCCGGGGCTCGCATGTCTTGCTCTACAATACATTAAGGCATACCAGGGTGATTGTGGTGCTGTGGGTGGACCTGATGCCAAGAAACCTACTGAATCTCAATTTGCTGAAGTTTTTGCCCCAACATGTGGTGTTCAGGCATCAACTCTTGCTCCTATAACCGGTCGTTTCCTGGGGTGCCAGACTAAGTATGTCCATGCACCTGAGGCGTTTTCCGAAATCCTGATAagaaaccagaaaagcttagaCATACTCTACAGTAAGAATCACACTCAGGTTGGTGCTGCTGTGACAGGTACTGATGGAGGGTCTCCTTATTTCTGGTGTGTGTTGTTTAGCAATGGCAAACCTAATAGTACCTTTGCTTTTGAGGGTGGTGTGGCTAAAACAACAAAACCTGGTTGCTATAGTGGAGCTAATGATGATTGCAGTGGTGCTCATGATTGGTCACCAGTTAGTGTGATGTGGCTATTTGCTGTTTCAGTTTCAATTGCAATGGGATTTGCTTTTCCATTGTGATCATGAATTGTATGGATTTCCACTTTTTTAGGGGCCTTCTTTGTCATTACAGAGGCTTGGTCTCAGCTATTCTTTTTTTCCCTCTTCTTTccattattttgattttgtgatTTGTTGAGAGATTCATGCCAAATTGTCTTCATATCTTTAATGTTTTTACCTATGAAATATGTGGTATTGGCTCTTGTAAATCTCTTTTCTAGGAATACAAATTTTGCTTTGATTGTTTAATAATCGGAAGTCAAGATACATCAATTTGGACATTCTAGAATGTACTCTAGTTCTAAAGAGAGTGAAAAAATGCTACTAGACAACAGAAAGAATTGAGTTCAATAATTATCTATGGATGATTCTAACACAAACAAAAACGGAATAATACTAACATAAAAACGaattaatgattaaaattgCCAAGACACTATAACACCACATCACCGCCTATAAACTTCAAAAACTAGACAGAAAATATCTTTTTCTATATCACTAATTTAGTCTATTTTTTAGCAGTGCAGAGCCAAACGATCATATTTGAATTATAGtaattatatatacattaagtTTAAAAAAACTTACAGAATTATTGAGAGAATGACTATGAAGATTTTTTGGCTCTTGACTTTGGCATATGAAGGGAAGTTATAGAATTATTGAGAGAATAACTAAGAAAGATATAGAATTATTTAACTTAGGCATATTTTTGAACTCTAGCCACTCATATTTGgctttaatcatattttttagagAATGACTAGGAAAATTATAGAATTATTGAGAGAATGACTAGGATGGTACAAGAGAAATTCATACACACTTCTCAATATCTCACAACACAAGTTCGAGCATCACAGAACATTACAGTGACGATTTCCActtcaaaataagaaaaagaataGTAATAGTCGCAAATATACCACATGAAGAACCACTGACTCTGTGAATCCAGTGACGATCAAACTCGGTGAAGCTCCGGTCCAAGAAAGCTGATAAAGCTATgcataaaatcaataaaaagagCAGCAAAGGCAACCAAACAGCAGAGTTTATGGTCTGTTCATCATCTTCCAAGTCACTCTCCTCTGGCTTGCGATCCATGTAAAGAGGAGAAGCAACAGCTAGAACTACCAAACCTATGGTAGCTAGTCTCTCATATGAAGAAAATTTACCTCCTCTTCTGCAAGCTCCAAGTTCCATTCACTGTATTATGATCTATGAGTGGCCTTGGTTCTCTCCCTGAGAACTAGCTAATGTTTTTGTGCCAAAATGAATACGGTGTTAGTGTAAGGGAAAAGTGACCACCCTAATGGCCTAATGTCATTATGGTGATGGGAATCCTACTTTTTCCaagcaaaaaatattaataagcaCCACCTACATTCAGTTACTCCCTTTTCACAATACCGCACTACTTTGGGAGAGGAAAGAGTAGAGACAAtaagatataatattttaagaaatataaaaCTAGTTTACTTGAATAATATCATAGACTAATCTACGGATTTAATAATGTTGTATTAGGCACTGTTGGGAAATACTGCAACAGTTTTCTCTGTAATAATGATTGAGTGTAGAAATCGCATGCATACTCCAGTTGTTATACTTGTCACATTGCATGGATGTGATTATGAATCCGATTCTCTATTAACAAATTACAATATTCGCTGCTGTGCTTAAATTTCATTTGGAATCAGATGCTGTTTCTGGTATGCATGTGCACCCCCAAATCACTTATTATAAAGAGACGCACAATCCTCACGTGCTTGAGAGCTTTTTTAAGAGggtaaaaaaaaatctcttttGTGTATCAGCA from Cicer arietinum cultivar CDC Frontier isolate Library 1 chromosome 5, Cicar.CDCFrontier_v2.0, whole genome shotgun sequence carries:
- the LOC101501292 gene encoding uncharacterized protein, translating into MAKTFTVWSLLFILSFLHAASMGATADTQIKVANNPADKLVAALNENRTAHKDSSLTDNPGLACLALQYIKAYQGDCGAVGGPDAKKPTESQFAEVFAPTCGVQASTLAPITGRFLGCQTKYVHAPEAFSEILIRNQKSLDILYSKNHTQVGAAVTGTDGGSPYFWCVLFSNGKPNSTFAFEGGVAKTTKPGCYSGANDDCSGAHDWSPVSVMWLFAVSVSIAMGFAFPL
- the LOC101500973 gene encoding uncharacterized protein, which codes for MELGACRRGGKFSSYERLATIGLVVLAVASPLYMDRKPEESDLEDDEQTINSAVWLPLLLFLLILCIALSAFLDRSFTEFDRHWIHRVSGSSCVEIVTVMFCDARTCVVRY